From the genome of Euwallacea similis isolate ESF13 chromosome 24, ESF131.1, whole genome shotgun sequence, one region includes:
- the spoon gene encoding KH domain-containing protein akap-1, whose product MAPSPIRQLLAWSLPSVAVLLSYLWYKKRRIGAPSDTGGSKPIEEEEYVEKHVGPAEGSELLDLSIPRENSILHQNSPVTTPTKFNRSLSGVDTAPIDIVYPRDLKSSKSSPVIISDEDLDLEIEKIKSMKTQYNSPNKISSTPSGTSSPVKSAANSPSPIANPDSATQPIEILESSEEVSKPAEVTPIKKEPFEHCVVVTKSGEKAGKTNELIQNSTPKRGKGKKKQAKASKMMAQSGIINVEQELTVLKISIDKEKAMKNSAVKAEKKQSEDAQECVSPHKIHRKNSGRDSANHSPSDVMLASPSLSSMSDNHSEGSSDSGKGGSDLATPPPSRTPQLTNNSTVSVTYDFVISQHLVGKLIGKQGCFVQHVKDKSNARVFVNRHPTNNRLKLCTIEGTRTEIDNALKMIREKFPLKKYLEVTLEQVHLTPVIPTVSLIPDYLYLKLIEGINNDTILSYMVTPSHLFMQQPTHPTFPSLSQLTGYMNMCYSKQESPLLPYPIPENTVCSAFSMDSWCRVMVLSSDEETDSSYVKFLDYGGYGHVDNNNLRQIRQDFMLLPFQAAECILANVKSKREDGSWPDAAYSFVAEITKGSVIYTQVADYTSDGIPLVLCYVVPNHTELVFLNRRLVDAGFAEWIASEEDTEPTHLQPNEEEPIEVL is encoded by the exons ATGGCCCCGTCCCCAATTCGTCAATTATTAGCGTGGAGTTTGCCTTCTGTTGCCGTTCTTCTCAGCTATTTGTGGTACAAAAAGAGGAGAATTGGAGCTCCAAGTGACACAGGGGGTTCCAAGCCCATAGAAGAGGAGGAGTACGTTGAGAAGCACGTGGGGCCAGCTGAGGGGTCCGAGCTGCTGGATTTATCCATCCCAAGGGAGAATTCG attttacatCAGAATTCACCCGTGACGACACCGACTAAGTTCAACAGGTCGTTGAGTGGCGTGGATACTGCGCCCATTGACATTGTCTACCCGCGAGACTTGAAATCGTCCAAATCCAGCCCTGTAATTATATCCGATGAGGACTTGGATCTAGAAATTGAAAAG atcAAATCTATGAAAACCCAGTACAACTCTCCGAACAAGATTTCATCAACTCCATCAGGCACATCTTCCCCTGTGAAGTCTGCGGCGAATTCTCCTTCACCAATCGCCAATCCTGATTCGGCCACCCAACcgattgaaattttggaatcCAGTGAAGAAGTGTCAAAACCAGCTGAAGTTACTCCCATCAAGAAAGAGCCATTTGAGCATTGTGTTGTGGTTACTAAAAGTGGCGAGAAAGCGGGGAAAACCAACGAGTTAATCCAGAATTCCACCCCTAAAAGGGGTAAAGGAAAGAAAAAGCAGGCGAAGGCTTCTAAGATGATGGCTCAGAGCGGCATCATCAATGTGGAGCAAGAATTGACTGTATTAAAG ATATCCATCGACAAGGAAAAAGCAATGAAGAATTCCGCCGTAAAGGCAGAAAAGAAACAGTCAGAAGACGCACAAGAATGCGTCAGCCCTCATAAGATTCATCGGAAAAATTCCGGACGGGATTCAGCGAATCATAGCCCATCTGATGTCATGTTAGCTAGTCCCAGTTTGAGCAGTATGTCGGATAATCATAGCGAG ggTTCCAGTGATAGCGGAAAAGGCGGAAGCGACTTGGCCACCCCACCACCTTCGCGTACCCCACAATTAACCAACAATTCCACTGTATCCGTCACTTACGATTTCGTGATTTCCCAACATTTGGTGGGAAAGCTGATAGGTAAACAGGGCTGCTTTGTGCAGCACGTGAAAGACAAGTCCAACGCCCGAGTGTTTGTTAATAGACATCCAACTAATAATCGTTTAAAG TTATGTACAATCGAGGGAACTCGGACCGAAATAGACAATGCTTTGAAGATGATCCGAGAAAAATTTCCACTGAAGAAATATTTGGAAGTCACTTTGGAGCAAGTACACTTGACCCCAGTCATTCCTACGGTTTCTCTCATTCCCGATTATTTATAC TTGAAACTCATTGAAGGCATCAACAATGACACAATCCTAAGCTACATGGTGACCCCCAGCCATTTGTTTATGCAACAACCGACACATCCCACCTTTCCCAGTCTCAGTCAACTAACTGGGTACATGAACATGTGCTACAGCAAGCAGGAATCTCCTTTACTACCTTATCCCATTCCAG AGAACACAGTTTGCTCGGCGTTCTCTATGGATTCCTGGTGCAGGGTAATGGTTCTCTCTAGCGACGAGGAGACAGACAGTTCCTACGTGAAATTCCTCGATTATGGTGGCTACGGCCACGTGGATAATAACAACCTTAGGCAAATCAGGCAGGACTTTATGCTGTTGCCATTCCAGGCGGCCGAGTGCATTTTGGCCAACGTTAAATCCAAGCGCG AGGACGGGTCATGGCCTGATGCCGCCTATTCCTTTGTTGCCGAAATTACCAAAGGTTCAGTAATTTACACGCAAGTGGCGGATTACACTTCCGACGGGATTCCTTTAGTCCTGTGTTATGTTGTACCCAATCATACA GAACTAGTATTCCTGAATCGAAGGCTGGTGGACGCAGGTTTTGCCGAGTGGATAGCCTCCGAAGAGGATACCGAGCCCACGCACTTGCAACCCAATGAAGAGGAGCCCATCGAGGTTCTatga